The Parashewanella tropica genome window below encodes:
- a CDS encoding PH domain-containing protein — MSHQKQLIFRSKVDVWLMIVLLFSVVIGTFTALKMIIDHFSIFNLGMGIIIFVIAAYLPLWLFARTYYKIDEQHSHLYIQSGPFRWFIPFAEIHAIDESRNLIASPALSMERLKISYSNNQSILVSPKEKGKFRKTLEALINEYE; from the coding sequence ATGAGCCACCAAAAGCAGTTAATTTTCCGTTCAAAAGTTGATGTATGGCTGATGATTGTGCTTTTGTTCAGTGTCGTTATCGGAACATTTACAGCGCTCAAAATGATCATTGATCATTTTTCAATCTTCAATTTAGGAATGGGGATCATTATTTTTGTAATCGCCGCATATTTACCACTGTGGTTATTTGCTCGTACCTATTACAAAATTGACGAACAACACAGTCATCTGTATATCCAAAGTGGGCCGTTCCGTTGGTTTATTCCTTTTGCCGAAATTCATGCTATTGATGAATCACGTAACCTAATCGCAAGTCCCGCCTTATCAATGGAGCGGTTGAAAATAAGTTATAGCAACAACCAAAGTATCTTGGTTTCACCCAAAGAGAAAGGTAAGTTTAGAAAGACGTTAGAAGCGCTTATAAACGAGTATGAATAG